A section of the Halopiger aswanensis genome encodes:
- a CDS encoding 4Fe-4S dicluster domain-containing protein encodes MAEVYNWQIGREMEYPYPEARPERQWGAVFDLNKCIACQTCSLSCKTTWTNNEGQEHMFWNNVETKPYGSYPLGWDQEILDRLGVQEWGSDGVYDGDTIFEVRDFDWESMAMDDDPDTMHSEGIEGYIPEDEDWAQPNLGEDEPAGEAVESDTHIEEDHHPTWFFYLPRVCNHCTFAACAGGCPVQAIYKRQEDGIVLLDEESCQSFQECVRACPYGKSIYNPVEMNSQKCVGCYPKVEQGLVPQCFENCLGKIRMHGWVNQPEQADPSAPVDYLVHEAEVALPLYPQLGLEPNVYYIPPINVPTDYLYQMFGPGVEEAQETYRKARRGDEEYRKLRGVIQLMGSTEWRIEEFEVTEEEAIGYDKDGHTVARVPMEEPKYERDRFDDQHNAYRLDIT; translated from the coding sequence ATGGCAGAAGTATACAACTGGCAGATCGGCCGCGAGATGGAGTACCCCTACCCGGAAGCGCGTCCGGAGCGACAGTGGGGAGCAGTGTTCGACCTGAACAAGTGTATCGCGTGCCAGACGTGCTCGCTGTCGTGTAAGACGACCTGGACCAACAACGAGGGCCAGGAGCACATGTTCTGGAACAACGTCGAGACCAAGCCCTACGGCTCCTACCCGCTCGGGTGGGACCAGGAGATCTTGGACCGGCTCGGGGTCCAGGAGTGGGGCTCCGACGGCGTCTACGACGGCGACACGATCTTCGAGGTCCGCGACTTCGACTGGGAGTCGATGGCGATGGACGACGATCCCGACACCATGCACAGCGAGGGGATCGAGGGCTACATCCCCGAGGACGAGGACTGGGCCCAGCCGAACCTCGGCGAGGACGAACCCGCAGGCGAGGCCGTCGAGTCCGACACCCACATCGAGGAGGACCACCACCCGACGTGGTTCTTCTACCTCCCGCGGGTCTGTAACCACTGCACGTTCGCCGCCTGCGCCGGCGGTTGTCCCGTCCAGGCCATCTACAAGCGCCAGGAGGACGGCATCGTCCTGCTCGACGAGGAGAGCTGCCAGTCCTTCCAGGAGTGCGTCCGCGCGTGCCCCTACGGGAAGTCGATCTACAACCCCGTCGAGATGAACTCCCAGAAGTGCGTCGGCTGCTACCCGAAGGTCGAGCAGGGACTCGTCCCGCAGTGTTTCGAGAACTGCCTGGGCAAGATCCGGATGCACGGCTGGGTCAACCAGCCCGAGCAGGCCGACCCCTCCGCACCCGTCGACTACCTCGTCCACGAGGCCGAGGTCGCGCTCCCGCTGTACCCACAGCTGGGCCTCGAGCCGAACGTCTACTACATCCCGCCGATCAACGTGCCGACGGACTACCTCTACCAGATGTTCGGCCCGGGCGTCGAGGAGGCCCAGGAGACCTACCGCAAGGCTCGCCGCGGCGACGAGGAGTACCGCAAGCTCCGCGGCGTGATCCAGCTGATGGGCTCGACCGAGTGGCGCATCGAGGAGTTCGAAGTGACCGAGGAGGAAGCCATCGGCTACGACAAGGACGGCCACACGGTCGCCCGCGTCCCGATGGAGGAACCGAAGTACGAGCGCGATCGCTTCGACGACCAGCACAACGCGTACCGACTGGACATCACGTAA
- a CDS encoding TorD/DmsD family molecular chaperone: protein MTQPDHHVHRARLYKLASLAFDRPTDDLREAMESDEFDDQLVESAAALGDDDLRETAETVAAESPTDPDAIDDCYSTYAALFGFEQGGEIQQYEVEYGPGTLVTNTDTLADIAGFYGAFDLDLEAGNRERVDHLCVELEFVSHLALQTAYLAETGDEKGVEIVANAQADFLEDHLGRWLPRFRETVHEDADDPFYRALADLVVALVEADAERFGVEPDVFPETPPSPLEDFTQQDGDFRCGTCGGGPSQSPAQGQGQPRGPSAGPTPGSDQMPMGDRDGPM, encoded by the coding sequence ATGACCCAACCAGACCACCACGTCCACCGCGCGCGACTCTACAAGCTCGCGTCGCTGGCGTTCGACCGGCCGACCGACGACCTCCGCGAGGCGATGGAGTCCGACGAGTTCGACGACCAACTCGTCGAATCAGCCGCGGCGCTGGGGGACGACGACCTCCGCGAGACCGCCGAAACCGTCGCCGCCGAGAGCCCGACCGACCCCGACGCGATCGACGACTGCTACTCGACCTACGCCGCGCTGTTCGGCTTCGAGCAGGGCGGGGAGATCCAGCAGTACGAGGTCGAGTACGGACCGGGCACGCTCGTGACCAACACCGACACGCTCGCGGACATCGCGGGCTTCTACGGCGCCTTCGACCTCGACCTCGAGGCGGGCAACCGCGAGCGGGTCGACCACCTCTGTGTCGAACTCGAGTTCGTCTCCCACCTCGCCTTACAGACGGCCTACCTCGCGGAGACCGGCGACGAGAAGGGCGTCGAGATCGTCGCGAACGCGCAGGCGGACTTCCTCGAGGACCACCTCGGACGGTGGCTCCCGCGGTTCCGCGAGACGGTCCACGAGGACGCCGACGACCCGTTCTACCGCGCGCTGGCGGACCTCGTGGTGGCCCTGGTCGAGGCCGACGCCGAGCGGTTCGGCGTCGAGCCGGACGTCTTCCCCGAGACGCCGCCGTCGCCGCTCGAGGACTTCACCCAGCAGGACGGCGACTTCCGCTGTGGTACCTGCGGCGGCGGCCCGTCGCAGTCGCCGGCCCAGGGGCAGGGCCAGCCCCGGGGTCCATCGGCCGGCCCGACGCCCGGAAGCGATCAGATGCCGATGGGCGATCGCGACGGCCCGATGTGA
- a CDS encoding helix-turn-helix domain-containing protein — protein MTSIADIEIPADGTGLGELFEAVPSLNCEMERVIASSGHGLWLSGASQDDVEAALAESTEIEEYTMISSDGDRWLYDIEFDPDTVDPFTVVLEEGGTVLSASASNDTWLLSVRVVDRESVSTLYDRLVDNDVTPTIVRLFDVAEETHSQCGLTARQYETLVAAIDHGYFEIPREVSMQELSDELGISHQALSERLRRAYRALVTSELNVAEEETTAPPMPSD, from the coding sequence ATGACATCAATCGCAGACATCGAGATTCCGGCCGACGGAACCGGATTGGGCGAGCTGTTCGAGGCCGTTCCATCACTGAACTGTGAGATGGAGCGCGTCATCGCCTCGAGCGGGCACGGGCTCTGGCTCTCGGGGGCGTCACAAGACGACGTTGAGGCCGCTCTCGCCGAATCCACAGAAATCGAGGAGTACACGATGATCAGCAGCGACGGCGATCGCTGGCTCTACGACATCGAGTTCGATCCGGACACCGTCGATCCGTTCACGGTCGTCCTCGAGGAAGGCGGGACGGTACTGTCCGCCTCGGCCTCGAACGACACGTGGCTGCTGAGCGTCCGCGTCGTCGACCGCGAGTCGGTCAGTACGCTCTACGATCGACTGGTCGACAACGACGTGACGCCGACGATCGTCCGCCTGTTCGACGTGGCCGAGGAGACCCACTCCCAGTGCGGGCTCACCGCGCGCCAGTACGAGACGCTCGTCGCGGCGATCGATCACGGCTACTTCGAGATCCCGCGCGAGGTCTCGATGCAGGAACTCTCCGACGAACTCGGCATCTCCCACCAGGCGCTCTCGGAGCGACTCCGCCGCGCGTACCGGGCGCTCGTCACCTCGGAGCTGAACGTCGCAGAGGAGGAGACGACCGCACCGCCGATGCCCTCGGACTGA
- a CDS encoding molybdopterin-dependent oxidoreductase produces MSDEDDGGLELTRRELGAAAAGLAGASGLGFLGYRRLQPEEADAEEGPEVAMNPLEEYPNEEWDQKYRDIWEPDDSYMLTCTPNDTHNCYLEASVKNGQITRLGPSMNYGEATDLEGNQSSQRWDPRVCNKGLAMVERFYNERRVKAPMIREGFMQWVDDGFPREDDGSMPEEYAQRGEDDFIEVSHEEAHEYAARTFLELAQQYSGESGMQSLLEQGYDERVVEETQGAGVRTMKFRGGMPLLGVIKLFGQYRNANSMALLDNYVRDVSEDEALGAMGLDNYSFHTDLPPGHTMVTGQQTVDFDLASIEYADHIVLDGINFLTSKMADCHWLTEAKLKGSKVTGIFTDYNATASKCDELITVRPATDSALFLGAAREIMEAELYDEEYVRKHTDLPLLVRMDDNELLRASDVFADYEPADLEKTDAVADDADRPGVDVTDIDEQVITEELRREWGDFVVRNDESGEFEPVTRDDVGDDFDVPATIEGEFEVELADGSIVAVRTVFDLIKEHLTETWDLESTAEVTGTDPQAVKNLAQDFADNQQSTMLLTGMGPNHYANADQHGRAAFLLASLTRNVGYQTGNVGSYSGNYRMAYFNGVGQYANEDPFDPELDPDEPASTDKRWDAHSAHFYTNLDKPLKVDGEYFQGDSHMHTPTKSIWVSGSNSILGNAKGAYKIIEKALRTGNIEAFFTNEWWWSMTCEYSDIVFPADSWAEHHVHDITASVTNPFITTMPETEIDRIYNTLNDTQHYKGVARKLAELTGDDRFEDYWAFIDEEEYRAKPYIQRILDNSNAVKGYDVEDLLSDAREGTPAIIMTRTYPKHVGNEQTQDDQPWYTKTGRLEFFREEEEFAEAGEHIPLHREPMDATPYEPNVIVDDSDSPVVAPETPDDRDWDSQEKARDTNDRQVRNEVRSPSELVDTSHPLTDVDDGYDYVYMTPKYRHGTHTFGADLEEMAVWWSNFGDQGRKTERDSFDKRKPFVGEGYVEMNPEDGREEGLQDGDYVWVDADPSDRPFPGYDPDDEETEYTRALMRVRFQPSLPRGVTRSWMNVSQTSHKSYEAQQERDDGKAQSEDTNYVSMYRSGGHQSMTSTWLRRTWLTDTLPRKDMFGQNMDVGFEPDVHAANGAPKESFVKIEKAEDGGVNEDGEPGGNWRPVDEGVRPTQEDDRMEQYLQGGYTSESD; encoded by the coding sequence ATGAGTGACGAGGACGACGGCGGGCTCGAACTGACCCGCCGCGAACTCGGCGCGGCGGCCGCGGGGCTTGCCGGTGCGTCCGGACTCGGCTTCCTCGGCTATCGGCGCCTGCAGCCCGAAGAGGCCGACGCCGAGGAGGGCCCCGAGGTTGCGATGAACCCGCTCGAGGAGTATCCCAACGAAGAGTGGGATCAGAAGTATCGGGACATCTGGGAGCCCGACGACTCCTATATGCTGACGTGTACGCCGAACGACACCCACAACTGCTATCTCGAGGCCTCCGTCAAGAACGGCCAGATCACGCGCCTCGGCCCGTCGATGAACTACGGCGAGGCGACGGACCTCGAGGGCAATCAGTCCTCCCAGCGCTGGGACCCCCGCGTCTGTAACAAGGGCCTGGCGATGGTCGAGCGCTTCTACAACGAGCGCCGCGTCAAGGCCCCGATGATCCGCGAGGGCTTCATGCAGTGGGTCGACGACGGTTTCCCGCGCGAGGACGACGGCTCCATGCCCGAGGAGTACGCCCAGCGCGGCGAGGACGACTTCATCGAGGTCTCCCACGAGGAGGCCCACGAGTACGCCGCCCGGACCTTCCTCGAGCTCGCCCAGCAGTACAGCGGCGAGAGCGGCATGCAGTCGCTGCTCGAGCAGGGCTACGACGAGCGCGTCGTCGAGGAGACCCAGGGTGCCGGCGTCCGGACGATGAAGTTCCGCGGCGGGATGCCGCTGTTGGGCGTCATCAAGCTGTTCGGCCAGTACCGTAACGCCAACTCGATGGCGCTGCTGGACAACTACGTCCGGGACGTCTCCGAGGACGAAGCCCTGGGCGCGATGGGGCTGGACAACTACTCGTTCCACACCGACCTGCCCCCGGGCCACACGATGGTTACCGGCCAGCAGACGGTCGACTTCGACCTCGCCTCGATCGAGTACGCGGACCACATCGTACTCGACGGGATCAACTTCCTGACCTCGAAGATGGCCGACTGTCACTGGCTGACCGAGGCCAAGCTCAAGGGGTCGAAGGTCACGGGCATCTTTACCGACTACAACGCCACGGCCTCGAAGTGTGACGAACTCATCACGGTCCGCCCGGCGACCGACTCGGCGCTGTTCCTCGGCGCGGCCCGTGAAATCATGGAAGCAGAGCTCTACGACGAGGAGTACGTCCGCAAACACACGGACCTGCCGCTGCTGGTCCGGATGGACGACAACGAACTCCTGCGGGCCAGCGACGTCTTCGCGGACTACGAGCCCGCCGACCTCGAGAAGACCGACGCCGTCGCCGACGACGCCGATCGCCCCGGCGTCGACGTGACCGACATCGACGAGCAGGTCATCACCGAGGAACTCCGCCGCGAGTGGGGCGACTTCGTCGTCCGCAACGACGAGAGCGGCGAGTTCGAGCCGGTCACTCGCGACGACGTCGGCGACGACTTCGACGTCCCGGCGACCATCGAGGGCGAGTTCGAGGTCGAACTCGCCGACGGCAGCATCGTCGCGGTCCGGACGGTCTTCGATCTCATCAAGGAGCACCTGACCGAGACCTGGGACCTCGAGTCCACCGCCGAGGTCACTGGGACGGACCCGCAGGCCGTCAAGAACTTAGCGCAGGACTTCGCGGACAACCAGCAGAGCACGATGTTGCTGACCGGGATGGGGCCGAACCACTACGCGAACGCCGACCAGCACGGCCGCGCCGCGTTCCTGCTGGCGTCGCTGACGCGCAACGTCGGCTACCAGACCGGCAACGTCGGCTCCTACTCCGGGAACTACCGGATGGCCTACTTCAACGGCGTCGGCCAGTACGCCAACGAGGACCCGTTCGATCCCGAACTCGATCCCGACGAACCCGCATCGACCGACAAGCGCTGGGACGCTCACTCGGCGCACTTCTACACGAACCTCGACAAGCCGCTGAAGGTCGACGGCGAATACTTCCAGGGCGACTCGCACATGCACACGCCCACGAAGTCGATCTGGGTGTCGGGGTCGAACTCCATCCTCGGCAACGCGAAGGGCGCTTACAAGATCATCGAGAAGGCCCTGCGCACCGGGAACATCGAGGCGTTCTTCACCAACGAGTGGTGGTGGTCGATGACCTGCGAGTACTCCGACATCGTCTTCCCGGCGGACTCGTGGGCGGAACACCACGTCCACGACATCACCGCCTCCGTCACGAATCCGTTCATCACGACGATGCCGGAGACGGAGATCGACCGGATCTACAACACCCTGAACGACACCCAACACTACAAGGGCGTCGCCAGGAAGCTCGCCGAACTCACCGGCGACGACCGCTTCGAGGACTACTGGGCGTTCATCGACGAAGAGGAGTACCGAGCTAAGCCGTACATCCAGCGCATCCTCGACAACTCCAACGCCGTCAAGGGGTACGACGTCGAGGACCTGCTTTCCGACGCCCGCGAGGGGACGCCGGCGATCATCATGACCCGGACCTACCCCAAGCACGTCGGCAACGAGCAGACCCAGGACGACCAGCCCTGGTACACCAAGACCGGCCGCCTCGAGTTCTTCCGCGAGGAGGAGGAGTTCGCCGAGGCCGGCGAGCACATCCCCCTCCACCGGGAGCCGATGGACGCGACCCCCTACGAGCCGAACGTCATCGTCGACGACAGCGACAGTCCGGTCGTCGCGCCCGAAACGCCTGACGACCGCGACTGGGACAGTCAGGAGAAGGCTCGCGACACCAACGACCGCCAGGTCCGCAACGAGGTCCGGTCGCCGTCGGAACTGGTCGACACCAGCCACCCGCTGACCGACGTCGACGATGGCTACGACTACGTCTACATGACGCCGAAGTACCGCCACGGGACCCACACCTTCGGGGCCGACCTCGAGGAGATGGCGGTCTGGTGGAGTAACTTCGGCGACCAGGGTCGCAAGACGGAGCGCGACTCCTTCGACAAGCGAAAGCCGTTCGTTGGCGAGGGATACGTCGAGATGAACCCCGAGGACGGCCGCGAGGAGGGCCTACAGGACGGCGACTACGTGTGGGTCGACGCCGACCCCTCGGACCGTCCGTTCCCGGGGTACGACCCCGACGACGAGGAGACCGAGTACACCCGTGCGCTGATGCGGGTCCGCTTCCAGCCGAGCCTCCCGCGCGGCGTCACTCGAAGCTGGATGAACGTCAGCCAGACCTCGCATAAGTCCTACGAGGCCCAGCAGGAGCGCGACGACGGCAAGGCCCAATCCGAGGACACGAACTACGTGTCGATGTACCGCAGCGGCGGCCACCAGTCGATGACCTCGACGTGGCTCCGCCGGACGTGGCTGACCGACACGCTCCCGCGCAAGGATATGTTCGGCCAGAACATGGACGTCGGCTTCGAGCCCGACGTCCACGCCGCCAACGGCGCGCCCAAGGAATCGTTCGTCAAGATCGAGAAGGCCGAAGACGGCGGCGTGAACGAGGACGGCGAGCCCGGCGGCAACTGGCGACCAGTCGATGAGGGCGTCCGGCCGACCCAGGAGGACGACCGGATGGAACAGTACCTGCAGGGCGGTTACACGAGCGAATCCGACTAA
- a CDS encoding PRC-barrel domain containing protein gives MAQFTDDDIGKDVVNAHGDKVGIVADVEHGTAHVEPDPGITDTIKATLGWGGADEDAYPLQEEAVARVTDDEIRLESDLERSGSQTGSETGMGAGTAGTTDTTGTGGTDADDVQSNTTGSPGSSDLESGPAGTADTDTGTDTGTGTGTDSGITDDDGLMGDDDDDDGLIGDNNDDDGLIGDDESRRSDEGRRRNDDDELIGDDNDDGLMSDDDDSDLIGDDNDDDGLMSDDDDDDDHIGDSGNTTTR, from the coding sequence ATGGCACAATTTACCGACGACGACATCGGCAAAGACGTCGTCAACGCACACGGCGACAAGGTCGGGATCGTCGCGGACGTCGAGCACGGCACCGCACACGTCGAACCGGACCCGGGGATTACGGACACCATCAAGGCGACGCTCGGCTGGGGTGGCGCCGACGAGGACGCCTACCCGCTCCAGGAGGAGGCGGTCGCGCGGGTTACCGACGACGAAATCCGCCTCGAGAGCGACCTCGAGCGATCCGGGAGCCAGACTGGATCCGAGACGGGGATGGGAGCAGGAACGGCCGGAACAACCGACACCACCGGAACAGGGGGCACGGATGCGGACGATGTCCAATCCAATACGACCGGGTCTCCGGGGTCCAGCGACCTCGAATCCGGACCGGCCGGAACGGCTGACACGGATACTGGAACGGACACCGGCACCGGCACTGGCACCGATTCCGGCATCACCGACGACGACGGACTGATGGGCGACGATGATGACGACGACGGCCTGATCGGCGACAATAACGATGATGACGGGCTCATCGGTGACGACGAGAGCCGCCGGAGCGACGAAGGGCGGCGACGGAACGATGACGACGAACTCATCGGCGACGACAACGACGACGGCCTGATGAGCGACGACGATGACAGCGACCTGATCGGCGACGATAACGACGATGACGGGCTCATGAGCGACGACGACGATGACGACGATCACATCGGCGACAGCGGCAACACGACCACTCGCTGA
- a CDS encoding extracellular solute-binding protein: MRRADGTAGSPTGSRRALLATLAGTTLGVVGTAGCLADGDRVRVLSAGSLATVLENGVGPAFRSETGVEYEGEYHGSNAVVRMIRDGTKRPDVAISADIDLLRDRLRPEYADWDLAFAANEVVIAYAPETTLGARLADGEPWYEVFTDARPDEIAISDPDLDPLGYRAVHLFDLAAREHGLEGFREAMLERVYREPDEANLLAGLEAGNRACAVAYENMAVEHDLPYRRLPDAYNFGNPDYADRYAEASYTTDDDYTTRGSPVVYGATVCDAGDAPAAGREFVDFLASNPSLLTDRGLRVGDALPRAHGDVPAALEDATARTVTETETETTSEAEVLEA, from the coding sequence ATGCGACGCGCCGACGGCACCGCCGGGAGTCCAACCGGGAGCCGTCGCGCTCTCCTCGCGACGCTGGCCGGCACGACGCTGGGTGTCGTCGGCACGGCCGGCTGTCTCGCCGACGGTGACCGCGTCCGCGTTCTCTCGGCCGGCAGCCTCGCGACCGTCCTCGAGAACGGCGTCGGCCCCGCGTTCCGATCCGAAACTGGCGTCGAGTACGAGGGCGAGTACCACGGCTCGAACGCCGTCGTCCGCATGATTCGTGACGGGACCAAGCGACCGGACGTCGCGATCAGCGCCGATATCGACCTGCTTCGGGACCGGCTCCGGCCCGAGTACGCCGACTGGGACCTCGCTTTCGCGGCCAACGAGGTCGTGATCGCCTACGCGCCGGAGACGACCCTCGGCGCCCGGCTGGCCGACGGCGAACCGTGGTACGAGGTGTTCACCGACGCCCGACCGGACGAAATCGCGATCAGCGATCCCGATCTGGACCCGCTCGGCTACCGCGCCGTCCACCTGTTCGACCTGGCCGCGCGCGAACACGGCCTCGAGGGCTTTCGGGAGGCGATGCTCGAGCGCGTCTACCGCGAGCCCGACGAGGCGAATCTGCTGGCCGGCCTCGAAGCGGGGAACCGGGCCTGTGCGGTCGCCTACGAGAACATGGCCGTCGAACACGACCTGCCCTACCGTCGGCTCCCCGACGCGTACAACTTCGGGAACCCCGACTACGCGGATCGGTACGCCGAGGCGAGCTACACGACCGACGACGACTACACGACTCGAGGCTCGCCCGTCGTCTACGGCGCGACGGTGTGTGACGCGGGCGACGCGCCGGCGGCCGGCCGCGAGTTCGTCGACTTTCTCGCGTCGAACCCGTCGCTGCTCACCGACCGCGGGTTGCGTGTCGGCGACGCGCTTCCGCGCGCTCACGGCGACGTGCCGGCGGCGCTCGAGGACGCTACCGCTCGAACCGTGACCGAAACCGAAACCGAGACGACGTCGGAAGCGGAGGTGCTCGAGGCGTGA
- a CDS encoding molybdopterin-guanine dinucleotide biosynthesis protein B — protein sequence MSADSRPRLRVVCLAGPSDSGKTTLVEELVPRLAEDSRVATVKSIHHDIEIDTPGADTHRHRTAGAETVVGITPELTFDITTRGKRDPPDEPGVNPFDLEPRTDLDPSERRELQALASTLERLERRGYDIVLVEGFSAAPLPTILVGDRSPADIGGPVIGRRDDGLESLVEAIRSVDPLEFE from the coding sequence ATGAGCGCCGACTCGAGGCCGAGACTGCGAGTCGTCTGTCTTGCTGGCCCGAGCGATTCGGGGAAGACGACGCTCGTCGAGGAACTCGTGCCGCGCCTGGCCGAGGATAGCCGCGTCGCGACCGTCAAGTCGATCCACCACGACATCGAGATCGACACGCCGGGCGCGGACACGCACCGTCACCGGACCGCGGGCGCGGAAACCGTCGTCGGCATTACGCCCGAACTGACCTTCGACATCACGACGCGTGGGAAACGGGATCCGCCGGACGAACCCGGAGTGAATCCGTTCGATCTCGAGCCCAGGACCGACCTCGACCCGTCCGAACGGCGGGAACTGCAGGCGCTCGCCAGCACCCTCGAGCGCCTCGAGCGCCGCGGCTACGACATCGTCCTCGTCGAGGGGTTTTCGGCGGCACCGCTGCCGACGATCCTCGTCGGGGATCGATCGCCGGCCGACATCGGCGGGCCCGTCATCGGCCGCCGCGACGACGGCCTCGAGTCCCTCGTCGAAGCGATCCGTTCGGTCGACCCGCTCGAGTTCGAGTGA
- the pyrI gene encoding aspartate carbamoyltransferase regulatory subunit → MSDDHDHHDGNADHELRVSKIQDGTVIDHVHGGQALNVLAILGIDGSEGEEVSIGMNVPSDRLARKDIVKVEGRELSQDEVDVLSLIAPDATINIVREYEVIEKHRVERPDVVEGVLSCPNRGCITTGDEPVTSRFEVLEDGVRCAYCETIVRDEIASLIETN, encoded by the coding sequence ATGAGTGACGACCACGACCACCACGACGGCAACGCGGACCACGAACTGCGCGTCAGCAAGATCCAGGATGGCACCGTCATCGACCACGTCCACGGGGGTCAGGCGCTGAACGTCCTCGCAATCTTAGGCATCGACGGCAGCGAGGGCGAGGAGGTCTCGATCGGGATGAACGTCCCCTCGGACCGGCTCGCGCGCAAGGACATCGTCAAGGTCGAGGGCCGGGAACTGAGCCAGGACGAGGTCGACGTGCTCTCGCTGATCGCGCCCGACGCGACGATCAACATCGTCCGCGAGTACGAGGTGATCGAGAAACACCGCGTCGAGCGCCCCGACGTCGTCGAAGGCGTCCTCTCCTGTCCGAACCGCGGCTGCATCACGACCGGCGACGAGCCCGTCACCTCGCGGTTCGAGGTGCTCGAGGACGGCGTTCGGTGCGCGTACTGCGAGACGATCGTCCGCGACGAGATCGCGTCGCTGATCGAGACGAACTGA
- a CDS encoding ABC transporter permease, which yields MIDGDRTGDARFGIELGYGRTSSGLLVPALLGAVLLAYFLVPFVVFVLQIGSIDVLAGFADPAVRTAIRNSLLTAPVSTVIATVFGVPLAYVLSRASFRGKRLVEAVVVVPLVVPPIVGGVLLLTVVGRYTPIGAAAAALGVPLTDSRAGVILAQTFVAAPYLVVTAKAGFDGVDPRLEEVARTMGYGPLETIRAVSLPLARNAIAAGIVLTFVRALGEFGATMMVAYNPRTMPTQIRVAYISQGLEAIVPIALALLAVTLLAVVAVRVLVGTPRNY from the coding sequence GTGATCGACGGCGACCGAACCGGCGACGCCCGATTCGGAATCGAACTCGGGTACGGCCGCACCTCGAGCGGGCTGCTCGTGCCGGCGTTGCTCGGCGCAGTCCTGCTCGCGTACTTCCTCGTCCCGTTCGTCGTCTTCGTCCTGCAGATCGGGTCGATCGACGTCCTGGCGGGATTCGCGGACCCCGCCGTTCGGACGGCGATTCGCAACTCGCTGCTCACCGCGCCCGTCTCGACGGTCATCGCGACCGTCTTCGGCGTCCCGCTCGCGTACGTTCTCTCGCGAGCGAGCTTTCGGGGCAAGCGGCTGGTCGAGGCCGTCGTCGTCGTCCCGCTCGTAGTTCCGCCGATCGTCGGCGGCGTGTTGCTGTTGACCGTCGTCGGCCGCTACACGCCGATCGGCGCCGCGGCCGCTGCGCTGGGCGTCCCCCTGACGGACAGCCGCGCCGGTGTGATACTCGCCCAGACGTTCGTCGCCGCGCCGTACCTCGTCGTCACCGCGAAGGCCGGCTTCGACGGCGTCGACCCGCGGCTCGAGGAGGTCGCCCGAACGATGGGCTACGGGCCCCTCGAGACGATCCGTGCGGTATCGCTGCCGCTGGCCCGGAACGCGATCGCCGCCGGGATCGTGCTGACGTTCGTCCGGGCGCTCGGCGAGTTCGGCGCGACGATGATGGTCGCGTACAATCCGCGGACGATGCCGACCCAGATCCGCGTCGCCTACATTTCCCAGGGGCTCGAGGCGATCGTGCCGATCGCGCTCGCCTTGCTCGCGGTGACGCTGCTCGCCGTCGTCGCCGTGCGCGTGCTCGTCGGAACGCCTCGGAATTATTGA